The following coding sequences lie in one Candidatus Binataceae bacterium genomic window:
- a CDS encoding ferritin-like domain-containing protein: MTGETEHKLDSHFETLYQRDYAVQAPDMRRLYENAKRDQWNASKDIDWSQPTDLDAGIFADGMIDGYGGDVWNKLDHKTKRELNVEFSCWRISQLLHGETGAMLACSQLVNMVPTTDAKYFQSTQVVDEARHAEVLTRYLNDKCGGRIYPFTGNLKVLFDHLLGEGKWFLKTVGLQLVGETFAVGLFRMIKETAQDPTLRTISKRILADESRHMGFSVLGLPDMIASLSPSDMRELEDFTAEACRLVLRGQFPREAFERVGLSEHDIKEIERVRVENAKSDEYALFRKTFRREMYTQVVSNMKKVGLLTERTAANLRKLGIDPTVDGRAYSLEAEVGA, from the coding sequence ATGACGGGTGAAACGGAACACAAACTCGATAGCCACTTCGAAACCCTCTATCAGCGCGACTACGCCGTCCAGGCTCCCGATATGCGACGGCTCTACGAGAACGCCAAGCGCGACCAGTGGAACGCTAGCAAGGACATCGACTGGTCGCAGCCGACCGATCTTGATGCCGGCATCTTCGCCGACGGCATGATCGACGGCTACGGCGGCGACGTCTGGAACAAGCTCGATCACAAGACCAAACGCGAGCTCAACGTTGAGTTTTCCTGCTGGCGCATCTCGCAGCTCCTGCATGGCGAGACCGGCGCTATGCTCGCCTGCAGTCAGCTCGTCAACATGGTGCCCACCACCGACGCCAAGTATTTTCAGTCCACGCAAGTCGTCGATGAGGCGCGCCACGCCGAGGTGCTGACGCGCTACCTGAACGACAAGTGCGGGGGCCGCATCTATCCATTTACCGGCAATCTCAAGGTGCTGTTCGATCATCTGCTCGGCGAGGGCAAGTGGTTCCTCAAAACGGTCGGTCTGCAACTGGTCGGAGAGACCTTCGCGGTTGGGCTGTTCCGGATGATCAAGGAGACCGCGCAGGACCCGACGCTGCGGACCATCAGCAAGCGGATTTTGGCCGACGAATCGCGTCACATGGGCTTTTCAGTGTTGGGCCTCCCCGACATGATCGCGAGTCTGAGTCCGTCCGACATGCGCGAACTCGAGGACTTCACTGCGGAGGCCTGCCGCCTGGTGCTGCGCGGCCAGTTCCCGCGCGAAGCCTTCGAGCGGGTGGGGCTGAGCGAGCACGACATCAAGGAGATCGAGCGCGTCCGCGTGGAGAACGCCAAGAGCGACGAGTACGCGTTGTTCCGCAAGACTTTCCGTCGCGAGATGTACACGCAGGTCGTCTCGAATATGAAAAAGGTCGGCTTGCTGACCGAGCGCACCGCGGCGAATCTGCGCAAGCTGGGGATCGATCCGACGGTTGACGGCCGCGCCTATTCGCTCGAAGCCGAAGTCGGCGCCTGA